From Streptomyces sp. NBC_01754, a single genomic window includes:
- a CDS encoding LacI family DNA-binding transcriptional regulator → MTVTLADVAARARVSPATVSRVLNGNYPVAASTRDRVLRAVDDLDYVLNGPASSLAAATSDLVGILVNDIADPFFGIMAGAAQSQIGGPGDGSGRAGGEKLAVVCNTGGSPERELTYLTLLQRQRAAAVILTGGALEDPSHQDAMTVKLAKLADAGTRIVFCGRPPLPGTDAVTASLAFDNRGGARRLTEHLLDLGHRRIGYVAGPPERTTTRHRLEGHREAMKAAGPHDGEEGLTVHGLYDRRSGYDATRELLARDGRVTAVVAANDTVALGACAAVRDHGLRIPEDVSVAGFDDLPFSVDAVPALTTVRLPLAEAGARAGRLATGKDEPPAGGVATIGAELMVRGSTAAPRC, encoded by the coding sequence ATGACGGTCACCCTGGCGGACGTGGCGGCTCGCGCCCGGGTCTCCCCGGCCACCGTGTCCCGCGTACTGAACGGCAACTACCCGGTGGCCGCCTCCACCCGGGACCGGGTGCTGCGCGCGGTGGACGATCTGGACTACGTACTCAACGGCCCGGCCAGTTCGCTGGCCGCCGCCACCTCCGACCTGGTCGGGATCCTGGTCAACGACATCGCCGACCCGTTCTTCGGGATCATGGCGGGAGCGGCGCAGAGCCAGATCGGCGGGCCGGGCGACGGTTCCGGCCGCGCGGGGGGCGAGAAGCTGGCCGTCGTCTGCAACACCGGCGGCTCCCCCGAGCGCGAACTGACGTATCTCACCCTGCTCCAGCGCCAGCGCGCCGCGGCGGTCATCCTCACCGGTGGCGCCCTGGAGGACCCCTCCCACCAGGACGCCATGACCGTGAAACTGGCCAAGCTCGCGGACGCCGGGACCAGGATCGTCTTCTGCGGGCGGCCCCCACTGCCCGGCACGGACGCCGTCACCGCCTCGCTGGCCTTCGACAACCGGGGCGGCGCCCGGCGGCTCACGGAGCATCTGCTGGACCTCGGCCACCGGCGGATCGGCTACGTCGCCGGCCCGCCGGAACGCACCACCACCCGGCACCGCCTGGAGGGCCACCGCGAGGCGATGAAGGCGGCGGGGCCGCACGACGGCGAGGAGGGCCTGACCGTCCACGGCCTCTACGACCGGCGCTCCGGGTACGACGCGACACGCGAACTCCTCGCCCGCGACGGCCGGGTGACGGCGGTGGTCGCCGCCAACGACACCGTGGCCCTGGGCGCCTGTGCGGCGGTCCGGGACCACGGGCTCCGCATCCCCGAGGACGTCTCGGTGGCGGGCTTCGACGACCTGCCGTTCTCGGTGGACGCGGTGCCGGCCCTGACGACCGTACGACTGCCGCTGGCCGAGGCGGGCGCACGGGCGGGCCGGCTGGCGACGGGCAAGGACGAGCCGCCGGCCGGGGGCGTCGCGACGATCGGGGCCGAGCTGATGGTGCGGGGGTCGACGGCGGCTCCGCGCTGCTGA
- a CDS encoding radical SAM protein, whose product MELGELVGRRPFPAAGLLLGLTRRCPLSCAHCSTGSDMTVRERPDAGDLVRFVSSFTPDDRPDVLMLTGGEPLLLPGLVERLSVLAHRAGSRTALLSGMFFARSRHIPAPLLRAITGVDHFSASLDVHHEREVGRADVFRALHRIRDAGVAVSFHLTGTGASDPYLADLTRAVEEEFGGQVPSLVNEIRPFGRAAAWAGPARSAPDAGAVSPCAMAAWPVVAFDGTVLACCNQDTVDLRPAPAHLRLGHIATDDWAAIRRRALESPVLRLIRTVGPSRLAAMSGRLPRGGSYCDGCRALGGDARVAATAGAVAAGPAGALLDLAAARQGAAGGAEGVVRRHGCAAYAPLVVTGATGAAGPDGAARGGAR is encoded by the coding sequence ATGGAACTCGGCGAACTCGTCGGACGGCGGCCGTTCCCCGCCGCCGGTCTGCTGCTCGGACTGACCCGGCGCTGCCCCCTGAGCTGCGCCCACTGCTCGACCGGTTCGGACATGACCGTGCGGGAACGGCCGGACGCCGGCGACCTCGTGCGCTTCGTGTCCTCCTTCACCCCGGACGACCGTCCCGACGTGCTCATGCTGACCGGGGGTGAACCGCTCCTGCTGCCCGGGCTCGTGGAGCGGCTCAGCGTGCTCGCCCACCGGGCCGGATCGCGTACCGCACTGCTCAGCGGCATGTTCTTCGCCCGCTCGCGGCACATCCCGGCCCCGCTCCTGCGGGCGATCACCGGCGTCGACCACTTCTCGGCCAGCCTCGACGTCCACCACGAACGGGAGGTCGGGCGGGCCGACGTCTTCCGCGCCCTGCACCGGATCCGGGACGCGGGGGTGGCGGTGAGCTTCCATCTCACGGGTACGGGGGCCTCGGACCCGTATCTCGCGGACCTCACCCGGGCCGTCGAGGAGGAGTTCGGCGGTCAGGTGCCGTCGCTGGTCAACGAGATACGGCCGTTCGGGAGGGCGGCGGCCTGGGCCGGGCCCGCCCGCAGCGCCCCGGACGCGGGGGCGGTGTCCCCGTGCGCCATGGCCGCCTGGCCGGTGGTCGCCTTCGACGGCACGGTCCTGGCCTGCTGCAACCAGGACACCGTCGACCTGCGGCCCGCCCCGGCCCATCTGCGCCTCGGGCACATCGCCACCGACGACTGGGCGGCGATACGCCGACGCGCCCTGGAGTCACCGGTGCTGCGCCTGATCCGCACGGTCGGCCCCTCCCGTCTGGCCGCGATGTCCGGCCGGTTGCCCCGGGGCGGCTCCTACTGCGACGGCTGCCGGGCACTGGGCGGCGACGCGCGGGTGGCGGCCACGGCCGGGGCGGTGGCGGCGGGCCCGGCGGGCGCGCTGCTGGACCTGGCCGCTGCCCGGCAGGGTGCCGCCGGGGGCGCGGAGGGAGTGGTACGGCGCCACGGCTGCGCCGCGTACGCCCCCCTTGTCGTCACGGGCGCCACCGGAGCCGCCGGCCCGGACGGGGCCGCCCGGGGCGGTGCCCGGTGA
- the lanM gene encoding type 2 lanthipeptide synthetase LanM, with translation MAEKNTVRGTESVTAPAPRVASARTAPGRPHDIAPEAHEPHGPARAPREAEPAPHSPAPEPHDPAAGSATHDRAPGPALLLGGRESGDPWWRPGVVGQRPAEEPDWAVFVREAVAGAPADVVVVDREYPGLTGFELVMTPFAARAAERVVDTATGRGARACPAAVLDGFRQDVARRLARLAARTLVLELHEARTGGRLSGEGTRERFRDFLRLAGSRSGLASLAARYPVLARVLGRAALNAADAFAEMLGRLAADRDLLASSGLLGDRDASGSLGPEALTGVTMGAGDSHRGGRSVMLLRFADGTRLVHKPRPLAVHQHFNTLLAWFNSLADGTDLLTPRVLDRGAYGWAEFVQEAPCRSADETALFYRRLGGLLALLHVLDGTDLHHENLIARGPHPVLVDVETLFHPPLAPTGFTDPAARALHDSVHRVGLLPQLLVGDTSALDMSAVGGGRAASSPIESADWAAAGTDTMRLVRRAGRFTESANRPRLDGVRTDPSSYTDALCDGFRAAYTAIGANRDELLGAKGLLRLFARDEVRFVPRPTWAYATLLHESTHPDLMRDATERQRVFALLRTGAVGASALPGLEDEEIAELWEGDVPVFTTRPDTTGLWSGTGREVPGPQGATGLERAEAKVRALDTVDRQDQERIIRTAMVSTSTEPPHRTGTAGRPRVAATAPEPERLLSAARSVGDQLVSLAYHDRGRTNWIGLELLGERYWRLTPLAADLAYGYTGPALFLAQLASLTGESRYSDAARAALAPVPGLLDALHQRVDDLGPLGSGAFAGLGGIAYALTEVATLLADHQVMEWAGPATRLGCAASSAEAGYGVRGGAAGGLVSFLAVHRTTGRAEAWRGAERCAERLAAAPLPAAGGFAEGAAGIGWALLRFAGAGGGPRYREAGLDALRRAVHGSYDGRSWCEGATGVALALADSPEALTDPELSAWLARRSGELAEGAPLADDSLCHGELGVLELLGHGALPQARSHWLRRTGTLLAAADRAQPYCGTPGHVPHPGLLTGLSGIGHGLLRAGFPDRIGSALLLRHSLGVPDGRTGPQRTSVADR, from the coding sequence GTGGCGGAGAAGAACACGGTCCGCGGGACCGAATCGGTCACGGCCCCGGCGCCGCGTGTGGCGTCGGCCCGCACGGCCCCCGGGCGCCCGCACGACATCGCCCCGGAAGCACACGAACCGCACGGTCCCGCCCGAGCGCCGCGCGAAGCCGAACCGGCCCCGCACAGCCCCGCCCCGGAACCGCACGACCCCGCCGCCGGGTCCGCGACCCACGACCGGGCGCCCGGCCCCGCGCTGCTCCTCGGCGGGCGGGAGAGCGGCGATCCCTGGTGGCGGCCCGGTGTCGTCGGGCAGCGGCCCGCCGAGGAGCCCGACTGGGCCGTGTTCGTCCGGGAGGCCGTGGCGGGCGCGCCGGCCGATGTGGTGGTCGTGGACCGGGAGTACCCAGGGCTGACCGGTTTCGAGCTGGTGATGACACCGTTCGCCGCCCGGGCCGCCGAGCGGGTGGTGGACACCGCGACCGGACGCGGCGCGAGGGCCTGCCCCGCCGCCGTACTGGACGGCTTCCGGCAGGACGTGGCCCGGCGCCTGGCTCGGCTCGCGGCCCGGACACTCGTCCTGGAGCTGCACGAGGCGCGCACCGGGGGCCGGTTGAGCGGCGAGGGGACGCGGGAGCGGTTCCGGGACTTCCTGCGGCTGGCCGGGAGCCGCTCCGGGCTCGCCTCGCTGGCCGCCCGCTACCCCGTACTCGCCAGGGTGCTGGGCCGGGCCGCCCTGAACGCCGCCGACGCCTTCGCGGAGATGCTCGGCCGGCTCGCCGCCGACCGGGACCTGCTGGCCTCCTCCGGGCTGCTCGGCGACCGGGACGCGTCCGGCAGCCTCGGGCCCGAGGCACTGACCGGGGTCACGATGGGCGCCGGTGACAGCCACCGCGGGGGCCGGTCGGTGATGCTGCTGCGGTTCGCCGACGGCACCCGGCTCGTCCACAAACCGCGTCCGCTCGCCGTCCACCAGCACTTCAACACCCTGCTCGCCTGGTTCAACTCGCTCGCGGACGGCACCGACCTGCTGACGCCTCGGGTGCTCGACCGGGGGGCCTACGGCTGGGCCGAGTTCGTTCAGGAGGCACCCTGCCGTTCGGCGGACGAGACCGCGCTCTTCTACCGGCGTCTGGGCGGGCTGCTGGCCCTGCTGCACGTCCTGGACGGCACCGATCTGCACCACGAGAACCTGATCGCCCGTGGGCCGCATCCCGTCCTGGTGGACGTGGAGACGCTGTTCCACCCGCCGCTGGCCCCGACGGGCTTCACCGACCCGGCCGCCCGTGCCCTGCACGACTCCGTGCACCGCGTCGGACTGCTGCCGCAGCTGCTGGTCGGGGACACCAGCGCCCTCGACATGTCCGCCGTCGGCGGGGGCCGTGCGGCGTCCTCGCCCATCGAGTCCGCGGACTGGGCGGCGGCGGGGACCGACACCATGCGTCTGGTACGCCGGGCGGGCCGGTTCACCGAGTCGGCCAACCGGCCCCGGCTCGACGGGGTCCGGACCGACCCCTCCTCGTACACCGACGCGTTGTGCGACGGTTTCCGGGCCGCCTACACGGCCATCGGCGCCAACCGCGACGAACTGCTGGGGGCGAAGGGACTGCTGCGGCTCTTCGCCAGGGACGAGGTCCGCTTCGTGCCCCGGCCGACCTGGGCGTACGCCACGCTGCTGCACGAGTCCACCCACCCCGACCTGATGCGGGACGCCACCGAGCGGCAGCGGGTGTTCGCGCTGCTGCGGACCGGCGCCGTGGGCGCGTCCGCGCTGCCCGGACTGGAGGACGAGGAGATCGCCGAGCTGTGGGAGGGGGACGTACCCGTCTTCACCACCCGGCCGGACACCACCGGCCTGTGGAGCGGCACCGGACGCGAGGTGCCGGGCCCCCAGGGCGCCACCGGACTGGAGCGGGCCGAGGCGAAGGTGCGCGCCCTGGACACGGTGGACCGTCAGGACCAGGAACGGATCATCCGGACCGCCATGGTCAGTACGTCCACCGAGCCCCCGCACCGCACCGGCACCGCCGGCCGGCCCCGGGTGGCGGCCACCGCGCCCGAGCCCGAGCGGCTGCTGTCCGCCGCGCGGTCGGTGGGCGACCAGCTGGTCTCGCTCGCCTACCACGACCGGGGCCGGACCAACTGGATCGGACTGGAGCTGCTCGGCGAACGCTACTGGCGGCTCACCCCGCTGGCGGCGGACCTCGCCTACGGCTACACCGGACCCGCCCTCTTCCTCGCCCAGCTCGCCTCGCTGACCGGGGAGTCGCGGTACTCCGACGCCGCCCGGGCGGCGCTGGCGCCGGTGCCCGGTCTGCTGGACGCCCTGCACCAGCGGGTCGACGACCTCGGCCCGCTCGGATCCGGTGCCTTCGCCGGTCTCGGCGGCATCGCTTACGCCCTCACCGAGGTGGCGACCCTGCTCGCCGACCACCAGGTGATGGAGTGGGCGGGCCCCGCCACCCGGCTGGGCTGCGCGGCGAGTTCGGCCGAGGCCGGGTACGGGGTGCGCGGCGGCGCGGCGGGCGGACTGGTGTCCTTTCTCGCGGTGCACCGGACCACCGGCCGGGCGGAGGCATGGCGGGGGGCCGAACGCTGCGCGGAGCGGCTCGCCGCGGCGCCGCTTCCGGCCGCCGGGGGGTTCGCGGAGGGGGCGGCGGGCATCGGCTGGGCGCTGCTGCGGTTCGCCGGCGCGGGCGGTGGTCCGCGCTACCGCGAGGCGGGGCTGGACGCCCTACGCCGTGCGGTGCACGGCTCCTACGACGGCAGGTCATGGTGCGAGGGGGCGACAGGCGTCGCGCTCGCGCTCGCCGACAGCCCCGAGGCGCTGACCGATCCCGAGCTGTCCGCCTGGCTGGCACGCCGGTCCGGTGAGCTGGCCGAGGGGGCTCCGCTCGCCGACGACAGCCTCTGCCACGGCGAGCTGGGCGTCCTGGAGTTACTGGGCCACGGCGCCCTGCCGCAGGCCCGCTCCCACTGGCTGCGCCGGACCGGCACCCTGCTGGCCGCCGCCGACCGGGCGCAGCCGTACTGCGGGACGCCCGGACACGTACCGCACCCGGGGCTGCTCACCGGCCTGTCGGGTATCGGGCACGGGCTGCTGCGGGCGGGTTTCCCCGACCGGATCGGCTCCGCCCTGCTCCTGCGCCACTCCCTCGGCGTCCCGGACGGCCGAACAGGCCCGCAGCGCACCTCCGTCGCCGACCGATGA
- a CDS encoding AfsR/SARP family transcriptional regulator, with protein sequence MNRPPARPGTAGTVYFSLLGPLTALVDGSPLPLGPRKQRLVLATLLSRPNTPVPVDVLTDVVWPEAPPRTARKNLQVYVSAARALFGTVDGGDRDRVVHGCGGYRLRVEEGELDTLRFHALTRAGRAAGERGDLRTAARLLREALDLWGERPPLHDLRDSDVVAQEAERLEARCLTVYEDWAEAETETGRAAVAVDGLRDLVERHPLRERLRAAWMNSLHHSGRQAEALAVYDDYRQLLARELGLEPSPALAALYGRILRRGASAPPAAPPEAAPRKAACDVSLPTDLRAFTGREDELARLHRSAGAPDGGVVVVTGPAGVGKSALAVRAAHLLDDVFPGGRVHVRARRGDGTARTPGDMLEELARLCDVGVPDRPDTAAAETAWQDWLSRHRALVVLDDVVDEASVRGLLPRSGRSSVVLTARGQLAGLAPVHRIALSAPGEAEALELLAGLVGTDRLRTDPAAARRIVRACGALPLAVTVSGMRLAVLRHLPLAEYAARVEDPGAALDELVAGDVSVRSRIAAGWQDLSAHNRTALARLAGLSPDGGFTLEGAMAALARGERETIRAVEALIDTGVVASPAGEVTAHAAWYEVPRLLCLYARETADPGGDAGAPVVSRVPALPLLQPPSGSLSRG encoded by the coding sequence ATGAACCGACCTCCCGCCCGCCCCGGCACCGCCGGTACGGTGTACTTCTCGCTGCTGGGGCCGCTCACGGCCCTGGTCGACGGCAGTCCGCTGCCGCTCGGTCCCCGCAAGCAGCGCCTCGTCCTGGCCACCCTGCTCTCCCGACCCAACACCCCGGTACCGGTCGACGTACTGACCGACGTGGTGTGGCCGGAGGCACCGCCGCGGACCGCCCGTAAGAACCTCCAGGTCTACGTCAGTGCCGCCCGTGCGCTCTTCGGGACCGTGGACGGGGGCGACCGGGACCGGGTGGTGCACGGCTGCGGCGGCTACCGGCTGCGGGTCGAGGAGGGCGAACTGGACACCCTGCGCTTCCACGCGCTGACCCGGGCGGGCCGGGCCGCCGGGGAGCGGGGTGACCTGCGCACCGCGGCCCGGCTCCTGCGGGAGGCCCTGGACCTCTGGGGGGAGCGCCCGCCCCTGCACGATCTGCGGGACTCCGACGTGGTGGCGCAGGAGGCCGAACGGCTGGAAGCCCGCTGTCTGACGGTCTACGAGGACTGGGCGGAGGCCGAGACCGAGACGGGCCGGGCGGCCGTCGCGGTGGACGGACTGCGGGACCTGGTGGAGCGTCACCCGCTACGGGAGCGGCTGCGGGCGGCCTGGATGAACTCCCTGCACCATTCGGGCCGCCAGGCCGAGGCGCTGGCGGTGTACGACGACTACCGCCAGCTGCTGGCCCGGGAGCTGGGGCTGGAACCCAGTCCGGCGCTGGCCGCCCTCTACGGGCGGATCCTCCGCCGGGGGGCCTCGGCCCCGCCCGCCGCCCCGCCCGAGGCCGCCCCGCGCAAGGCCGCGTGCGACGTGTCGCTGCCCACGGACCTCCGGGCCTTCACGGGCCGCGAGGACGAACTGGCACGGCTGCACCGCTCGGCGGGCGCCCCGGACGGCGGTGTGGTGGTCGTGACGGGCCCCGCCGGGGTGGGCAAGTCGGCGCTGGCCGTCCGGGCCGCGCATCTGCTCGACGACGTCTTTCCCGGCGGGCGGGTCCACGTCCGGGCCCGGCGCGGGGACGGCACGGCCCGGACCCCGGGCGACATGCTGGAGGAGCTGGCACGCCTGTGCGACGTGGGCGTCCCGGACCGGCCGGACACGGCGGCGGCCGAGACCGCCTGGCAGGACTGGCTGTCCCGGCACCGGGCCCTGGTGGTCCTGGACGACGTGGTGGACGAGGCGTCGGTGCGCGGGCTGCTGCCCCGGTCGGGGCGGTCCTCGGTGGTGCTGACCGCGCGGGGGCAGCTGGCCGGTCTGGCGCCGGTGCACCGGATCGCCCTCTCCGCGCCCGGGGAGGCGGAGGCCCTGGAGCTGCTGGCCGGACTGGTCGGCACGGACCGTCTGCGGACGGACCCGGCGGCGGCCCGGCGGATCGTACGGGCCTGCGGGGCGCTGCCGTTGGCGGTGACGGTGAGCGGCATGCGGCTGGCGGTGCTGCGGCACCTGCCGCTGGCGGAGTACGCGGCGCGGGTCGAGGACCCGGGGGCGGCCCTGGACGAACTGGTGGCCGGAGACGTCTCCGTACGGTCGCGGATCGCCGCGGGCTGGCAGGACCTGAGCGCGCACAACCGCACGGCACTGGCCCGGCTCGCGGGGCTCTCGCCGGACGGCGGCTTCACCCTGGAGGGGGCGATGGCGGCGCTGGCCCGTGGCGAACGGGAGACCATCCGCGCGGTCGAGGCGCTCATCGACACGGGTGTGGTGGCCTCGCCCGCCGGTGAGGTCACCGCCCACGCCGCGTGGTACGAGGTGCCGCGCCTGCTCTGTCTGTACGCCCGCGAGACCGCGGACCCGGGCGGGGACGCCGGTGCCCCCGTGGTGTCCCGGGTGCCGGCCCTCCCGCTCCTCCAGCCGCCCTCCGGCTCCCTCAGCCGAGGATGA
- a CDS encoding helix-turn-helix transcriptional regulator produces the protein MRATSPVIVGREHEIVLLGSALDAARRRSGRALFLVGEAGIGKSRLVGECAYRAYGLGMPVLRGRAGSTGLVVPFRPLVEALSSHFRAAGTPSDPELTPYHPALARLVPEWRSTATSGYPGTVVELAEALLRLLSVLGRETGCVMLLEDLHDCDTETLAVVEYVVDNLADLPILLLGTLRPEPGTALDLVRAAEQRHTASVRELGALDDAQVRILTGACLEAPPEQIPPAVQTRLTERASGNPYLVEVLLADLLETGRLRHTENGWEATEQPEATLPSRILRGWARRLDQLDEPVRDLLLTAATLGSQFSVAVLQTVTGLEDRALFTHLRSAVETGVIAPDGAAPDRYTFRHTLTAEALVSSLAPAERAALARRAAAAVERTDAPLDEDRRQLVASLELAAGNRAGAARQFAEAGRRMLAAGSHGSAMVLLERAHSLAAEADRSAVTEALAVARAESGDLDGALALADTLPPVPARSEAAAGRGDAHIKIAWVAVMAERAVDTARQIAAARALLGPSPSPARCASLAVVDGHLSLLPGEERGEPEAAERAARAAAETAEAEGLPVVACQAWQLLALLAREDGFDAADACLERMLSLSTEHSLPLWRVEAMVRLGANGFMRTGDPARLYAARTAAAELGSLLLAQTVDGLLAMNAVMCARWDEAEETVERSVESSARIGNLAAHRYLLLAGATMAAHRGRRRERDRYLAAFRRAGGEESGLVPLRLGFCRAIGALLEEDRAVALTDLDAALAWERDHPSYYYLSGRYGLRPLLRVLAGRSDRAEFEVVAASPGAVLAWNRQFLDLAEAVLLGREGEAAGAERRVVAFQARSEAFPVARHLGLRLVAEAALADGWGTPVSWLRSAEEFFYAAGVQPVAAACRAALRHAGVSVTQHRDGRDRIPSPLRTHGVTPREYEVFVLLAERPGNQQIARRLSISPRTVEKHLASLLSKTGRANRAALCEFAAECLVDHA, from the coding sequence ATGCGAGCCACATCCCCGGTCATCGTGGGCCGCGAACACGAGATCGTCCTGCTGGGCAGCGCCCTGGACGCCGCGCGACGGCGTTCAGGGCGCGCGCTGTTCCTCGTCGGCGAGGCGGGGATCGGCAAATCCCGGCTGGTGGGCGAATGCGCCTACCGGGCCTACGGCCTGGGCATGCCGGTGCTGCGTGGCCGGGCCGGCTCGACCGGCCTCGTCGTACCGTTCCGCCCCCTGGTGGAAGCCCTCTCGTCCCATTTCCGGGCGGCGGGAACCCCGTCGGACCCAGAACTCACCCCCTATCACCCGGCGTTGGCGAGACTCGTGCCGGAGTGGCGATCCACCGCCACCTCCGGCTATCCGGGCACCGTGGTCGAACTGGCCGAGGCACTGCTGCGGTTGCTGTCCGTACTGGGCAGGGAGACCGGCTGTGTGATGCTGCTGGAAGACCTGCACGACTGCGACACCGAGACCCTCGCGGTCGTCGAGTACGTCGTGGACAACCTGGCGGACCTGCCGATCCTGCTGCTGGGCACCCTGCGCCCGGAGCCGGGCACCGCCCTGGACCTCGTACGCGCCGCCGAGCAGCGCCACACCGCGTCGGTACGGGAGCTGGGGGCGCTCGACGACGCGCAGGTGCGGATCCTGACCGGTGCCTGCCTGGAGGCGCCGCCCGAGCAGATACCCCCGGCGGTCCAGACCCGCCTGACCGAACGGGCGTCAGGCAACCCGTACTTGGTGGAAGTGCTGCTCGCGGACCTGCTCGAGACCGGCCGGTTACGGCACACGGAGAACGGCTGGGAGGCCACGGAACAGCCGGAGGCCACACTGCCGTCCCGCATCCTGCGGGGCTGGGCGCGCAGGCTCGACCAACTGGACGAACCGGTGCGGGACCTGCTGCTGACGGCGGCCACCCTCGGCAGCCAGTTCTCCGTGGCGGTCCTCCAGACCGTCACCGGCCTGGAGGACCGGGCCCTGTTCACCCATCTGAGGTCCGCCGTGGAGACGGGCGTGATCGCCCCCGACGGCGCGGCCCCCGACCGCTACACGTTCCGCCACACGCTCACGGCGGAGGCTCTGGTCTCCTCGCTCGCACCCGCCGAACGCGCCGCACTCGCCCGCCGGGCGGCCGCGGCGGTCGAGCGGACCGATGCGCCTCTGGACGAGGACCGCAGGCAGCTCGTCGCCTCCCTGGAGCTCGCGGCGGGCAACCGGGCCGGCGCGGCACGGCAGTTCGCCGAGGCGGGACGGCGGATGCTCGCGGCGGGGTCGCACGGTTCGGCCATGGTGCTCCTGGAGCGGGCCCACTCCCTGGCGGCCGAGGCCGACCGGTCGGCCGTGACCGAGGCCCTGGCGGTCGCGCGGGCCGAGAGCGGGGACCTGGACGGTGCCCTGGCACTGGCGGACACGCTGCCACCGGTGCCCGCACGCTCCGAGGCCGCCGCCGGGCGCGGTGACGCCCACATCAAGATCGCCTGGGTCGCGGTGATGGCGGAGCGGGCCGTCGACACGGCCCGTCAGATCGCGGCGGCACGCGCTCTGCTCGGACCGTCGCCGTCCCCCGCGCGCTGTGCGTCGCTCGCCGTCGTCGACGGCCATCTCTCGCTGCTGCCCGGCGAGGAGCGGGGGGAGCCGGAGGCGGCCGAGCGGGCCGCCCGGGCGGCCGCGGAGACCGCCGAGGCCGAGGGGCTCCCGGTGGTGGCCTGCCAGGCCTGGCAGTTGCTGGCGCTGCTCGCCCGGGAGGACGGTTTCGACGCGGCCGACGCCTGTCTGGAGCGGATGCTCTCCCTGTCCACCGAGCACTCCCTGCCGCTGTGGCGGGTGGAGGCCATGGTGCGGCTGGGCGCGAACGGCTTCATGCGTACCGGCGACCCGGCCCGGTTGTACGCGGCGCGGACGGCGGCCGCGGAACTGGGCTCGCTGCTGCTGGCGCAGACGGTCGACGGACTGCTCGCCATGAACGCGGTGATGTGTGCCCGGTGGGACGAGGCGGAGGAGACCGTCGAGCGGTCGGTGGAGTCCAGCGCCCGGATCGGGAACCTCGCCGCGCACCGCTATCTGCTGCTGGCCGGGGCCACGATGGCCGCGCACCGCGGACGCCGGAGGGAACGGGACCGCTATCTCGCCGCGTTCCGCCGGGCCGGCGGCGAGGAGTCCGGGCTGGTCCCCCTGCGGCTGGGATTCTGCCGCGCCATCGGCGCGCTGCTGGAGGAGGACCGCGCCGTGGCCCTGACCGATCTGGACGCGGCGCTGGCCTGGGAGCGGGACCACCCGAGCTACTACTACCTGAGCGGCCGTTACGGGCTGCGGCCGCTGCTGCGGGTGCTGGCGGGCAGGTCGGACCGTGCAGAGTTCGAGGTGGTGGCCGCGTCCCCCGGGGCGGTACTCGCCTGGAACCGGCAGTTCCTGGACCTGGCGGAGGCGGTGCTGCTGGGCAGGGAGGGCGAGGCGGCCGGTGCCGAACGGCGGGTCGTGGCCTTCCAAGCCCGGTCCGAGGCGTTCCCGGTGGCCCGGCACCTCGGTCTGCGGCTGGTCGCGGAGGCGGCCCTCGCCGACGGGTGGGGAACGCCGGTGTCATGGCTGCGCAGCGCCGAGGAGTTCTTCTACGCCGCCGGGGTGCAGCCGGTGGCGGCGGCGTGCCGGGCGGCCCTCCGGCACGCCGGGGTGAGCGTGACCCAGCACCGCGACGGCCGGGACCGGATCCCCTCGCCGCTGCGCACGCACGGTGTGACGCCCCGGGAGTACGAGGTGTTCGTCCTGCTGGCCGAACGCCCGGGCAACCAGCAGATAGCCCGGCGGCTGTCCATCTCGCCCCGCACGGTGGAGAAGCACCTGGCCAGCCTGCTCAGCAAGACGGGCCGGGCGAACCGGGCGGCGCTGTGCGAGTTCGCGGCGGAGTGCCTCGTCGACCACGCCTGA
- a CDS encoding NUDIX hydrolase — MLVAPVHGQLTLHGAVDALRGRLLPSLAHQVQWQLPPARAPHHEPPVGAGGVPCAAPMARAWREASEVVRDRRVLSHAHLRVGRLTGVYKNTSRGIVALVFRCHAEGGHERLSEESAAVEWLTPGEVTSRMTEVYAVRVTDALLNGAPHVRAHDGRKPAGRRGPG; from the coding sequence GTGCTCGTCGCCCCCGTGCACGGACAGCTGACGCTGCACGGCGCTGTCGACGCACTCCGAGGCCGACTTCTCCCGAGCCTCGCGCATCAAGTCCAGTGGCAGCTGCCGCCGGCGCGCGCACCTCATCACGAACCCCCGGTGGGAGCTGGTGGAGTCCCGTGCGCCGCACCGATGGCACGCGCATGGCGGGAAGCCTCCGAGGTTGTCCGGGACCGCCGGGTTCTCTCCCACGCGCACCTCCGCGTGGGCCGTCTGACCGGGGTCTACAAGAACACGTCCAGGGGCATTGTCGCCCTGGTCTTCCGCTGCCACGCCGAGGGCGGCCACGAGCGGCTGTCGGAGGAGTCCGCGGCGGTCGAGTGGCTGACCCCGGGCGAGGTGACCAGCCGCATGACCGAGGTCTACGCGGTCCGCGTCACCGATGCCCTGCTGAACGGCGCTCCCCACGTGCGAGCACACGACGGCCGGAAGCCGGCCGGCCGCCGAGGTCCTGGGTAG